In a single window of the Lineus longissimus chromosome 4, tnLinLong1.2, whole genome shotgun sequence genome:
- the LOC135486885 gene encoding dynein axonemal intermediate chain 4-like isoform X4, producing the protein MSSTHGNKKFGASRHGQGSNVNQSRHGGRNVAHSVVSQSRMGGKSVGYMSSRSGIMSSASKKNLPSTGTGDKPSGKAPVQVLDEAGQDVTPQALIQIDPNAVRKGQSNILADSSGGTPTDLMSSASIYQTGTVSTYGGGPFTRSVFSTSQSERSSDSIGDDMGEGGADLTADWAEIRHRREEVKEVLTDSDLEKTISIDLTETEMIWLLDMPGICVSLESDEATAIKEKNEKYKALVKSRIGNDLYAERGMNTFNDAPKVKHVQTTKINYNDVGSTATLWDMFDTYEAIREAERKAKEALEEAEEAAALDAEKTDEAKADGDAEKTDAAKPNARGLESRGTMMSDTDSVFASKESGVASVPDAQTRNDDLILKSDALLRDLFIMERVVNLNTYQPKQASYRGFEIIEDIDKVKDEETKPGQIVVTDMGPNLDRLWSYQCPLTKGRNISCMSWNKVNPDLIAVGYGQFEFTGQKSGIVCCWSLKNPEFPERIYNTTAGITSMDFSATNPNLLAVGLYDGTVAIYSVRSTKDEAVLDSFHDLMVEHSSPMEGESQGKHTGPVWQLKWIEKERGSGEERAEVLVSVSTDGRVTQWSIRKGFECNDLMRLKRTAAKQNPRGKEKKSDALISRYAGGFCFDFNAKDNNIYLAGTEEGHIHKCSCSYNEQFLDSYFGHTGPVYKIQWSPFVPDIFLSCSADWSIKLWRQDRNKPIISFHSSTKSVNDICWSPKSSTVFACVNEGSVEVWDLFQNTLDPIIILAPLTPNEKLSTVTFAKNSDCILVGTSEGYVQVLELRCMPPPPENQVESLMNVIKSSLASQLQSNKSV; encoded by the exons ATGTCAAGTACACATGGTAACAAAAAATTTGG TGCTTCAAGACATGGCCAAGGTTCCAATGTTAATCAAAGCCGACATGGAGGCCGAAATGTGGCCCATTCAGTGGTCAGCCAGAGTCGCATGGGAGGAAAAAGTGTAGGGTACATGAGTTCAAGGAGTGGCATCATGTCCTCAGCGAGTAAGAAGAACCTTCCATCTACAGGGACTGGTGACAAACCAAGTGGAAAAGCCCCAGTTCAG GTTTTGGATGAAGCAGGACAGGATGTTACACCTCAGGCTCTCATACAGATTGATCCAAACGCTGTCAGAAAGGGACAGAGTAACATTCTCGCTGACAGCTCTGGTGGAACG CCGACCGATTTGATGTCGTCAGCATCTATCTACCAGACGGGAACAGTCAGCACCTATGGAGGAGGGCCTTTCACGAG gTCCGTGTTTAGCACATCTCAGTCTGAGAGGTCAAGTGACTCCATCGGGGATGATATGGGAGAAGGAGGGGCTGACCTCACTGCTGACTGGGCCG AAATCCGCCATCGCCGTGAAGAAGTGAAGGAAGTTTTGACAGACTCTGACCTTGAGAAGACGATCAGCATAGATCTCACGGAGACAGAGATGATTTGGTTACTCGACATGCCTGGAATTTGTGTATCACTTGAAAGTGATGAAGCGACTGCCATAAAGGAAAAGAATGAGAAGTATAAGGCT CTGGTGAAGAGCCGTATTGGGAATGACCTGTATGCAGAGAGAGGGATGAACACATTCAATGATGCGCCCAAAGTCAAACATGTGCAAACAACAAAGATCAATTACAAT GATGTAGGTTCGACGGCGACACTGTGGGATATGTTTGATACTTATGAGGCCATCAGGGAAGCAGAGAGAAAAG CCAAAGAAGCCCTTGAGGAAGCAGAAGAAGCGGCAGCACTTGATGCAGAGAAGACTGATGAGGCCAAGGCAGATGGTGATGCTGAAAAGACAGATGCTGCCAAGCCGAATGCCAGAGGTTTAG AGAGTCGAGGTACCATGATGTCGGACACAGACAGCGTTTTTGCGAGTAAGGAATCGGGAGTAGCGTCAGTTCCTGACGCACAGACCAGGAACGACGACCTGATACTAAAGTCAGACGCCCTACTTCGGGATCTCTTCATAATGGAGAGGGTCGTCAATCTCAACACGTACCAACCTAAACAGGCATCGTACAGGGGATTTGAAATCATTGAAG ATATTGACAAGGTGAAAGATGAAGAAACGAAACCCGGACAGATTGTTGTGACAGATATGGGACCCAACTTGGATCGTCTCTGGTCCTATCAATGCCCTCTTACCAAAGGCAGAAATATCAGCTGTATGTCGTGGAACAAAGTCAACCCG GACCTCATTGCTGTTGGATATGGACAGTTCGAATTCACAGGACAAAAATCTGGCATTGTATGTTGTTGGTCTCTCAAAAATCCTGAG TTTCCTGAACGCATATACAACACTACTGCTGGTATTACTTCGATGGACTTCTCAGCCACGAATCCAAATCTACTTGCA GTTGGCCTATATGATGGGACAGTGGCTATCTACAGCGTGAGGAGTACCAAAGATGAAGCAGTGCTTGACAGCTT TCATGATCTAATGGTAGAACATAGTTCACCTATGGAAGG TGAGTCACAAGGCAAACACACCGGCCCAGTCTGGCAGCTAAAGTGGATAGAAAAAGAGCGAGGGTCAGGTGAAGAAAGGGCTGAAGTATTAGTGTCTGTATCAACAGATGGAAGGGTGACACAGTGGAGTATTAGGAAGGGATTCGAATGCAatg ATTTAATGCGACTGAAGAGAACTGCCGCCAAGCAGAATCCCCGAGGGAAGGAGAAGAAAAGCGATGCTCTCATCTCACGATATGCTGGCGGATTCTGTTTCGATTTCAACGCAAAGGATAACAACAT ATACTTGGCTGGCACAGAAGAAGGACATATTCACAAGTGTTCATGCTCCTACAATGAACAGTTCTTAGACAGTTACTTCGGACACACG GGCCCAGTTTACAAGATCCAGTGGTCACCGTTCGTACCTGATATATTCCTGAGCTGCAGCGCTGATTGGTCGATCAAACTTTGGCGGCAGGACCGAAATAAACCAATTATCAGCTTCCATTCTTCCACG AAATCCGTGAACGATATATGCTGGTCGCCAAAATCATCGACAGTGTTTGCATGCGTGAATGAAGGCTCCGTAGAAGTTTGGGACTTGTTCCAAAACAC GCTTGACCCTATCATCATCCTCGCACCATTAACACCCAATGAAAAACTATCTACAGTGACATTTGCAAAGAATTCAGAT TGTATCCTAGTAGGGACGAGTGAAGGCTATGTGCAGGTGTTGGAGTTGCGATGTATGCCTCCACCTCCAGAAAACCAG GTGGAAAGTCTCATGAACGTGATCAAGAGTTCACTTGCCAGTCAACTTCAGAGCAACAAGTCTGTATAA
- the LOC135486885 gene encoding dynein axonemal intermediate chain 4-like isoform X1: MSSTHGNKKFGASRHGQGSNVNQSRHGGRNVAHSVVSQSRMGGKSVGYMSSRSGIMSSASKKNLPSTGTGDKPSGKAPVQVLDEAGQDVTPQALIQIDPNAVRKGQSNILADSSGGTPTDLMSSASIYQTGTVSTYGGGPFTRSVFSTSQSERSSDSIGDDMGEGGADLTADWAEIRHRREEVKEVLTDSDLEKTISIDLTETEMIWLLDMPGICVSLESDEATAIKEKNEKYKALVKSRIGNDLYAERGMNTFNDAPKVKHVQTTKINYNDVGSTATLWDMFDTYEAIREAERKAKEALEEAEEAAALDAEKTDEAKADGDAEKTDAAKPNARGLESRGTMMSDTDSVFASKESGVASVPDAQTRNDDLILKSDALLRDLFIMERVVNLNTYQPKQASYRGFEIIEDIDKVKDEETKPGQIVVTDMGPNLDRLWSYQCPLTKGRNISCMSWNKVNPDLIAVGYGQFEFTGQKSGIVCCWSLKNPEFPERIYNTTAGITSMDFSATNPNLLAVGLYDGTVAIYSVRSTKDEAVLDSFHDLMVEHSSPMGSESQGKHTGPVWQLKWIEKERGSGEERAEVLVSVSTDGRVTQWSIRKGFECNDLMRLKRTAAKQNPRGKEKKSDALISRYAGGFCFDFNAKDNNIYLAGTEEGHIHKCSCSYNEQFLDSYFGHTGPVYKIQWSPFVPDIFLSCSADWSIKLWRQDRNKPIISFHSSTKSVNDICWSPKSSTVFACVNEGSVEVWDLFQNTLDPIIILAPLTPNEKLSTVTFAKNSDCILVGTSEGYVQVLELRCMPPPPENQVESLMNVIKSSLASQLQSNKSV; the protein is encoded by the exons ATGTCAAGTACACATGGTAACAAAAAATTTGG TGCTTCAAGACATGGCCAAGGTTCCAATGTTAATCAAAGCCGACATGGAGGCCGAAATGTGGCCCATTCAGTGGTCAGCCAGAGTCGCATGGGAGGAAAAAGTGTAGGGTACATGAGTTCAAGGAGTGGCATCATGTCCTCAGCGAGTAAGAAGAACCTTCCATCTACAGGGACTGGTGACAAACCAAGTGGAAAAGCCCCAGTTCAG GTTTTGGATGAAGCAGGACAGGATGTTACACCTCAGGCTCTCATACAGATTGATCCAAACGCTGTCAGAAAGGGACAGAGTAACATTCTCGCTGACAGCTCTGGTGGAACG CCGACCGATTTGATGTCGTCAGCATCTATCTACCAGACGGGAACAGTCAGCACCTATGGAGGAGGGCCTTTCACGAG gTCCGTGTTTAGCACATCTCAGTCTGAGAGGTCAAGTGACTCCATCGGGGATGATATGGGAGAAGGAGGGGCTGACCTCACTGCTGACTGGGCCG AAATCCGCCATCGCCGTGAAGAAGTGAAGGAAGTTTTGACAGACTCTGACCTTGAGAAGACGATCAGCATAGATCTCACGGAGACAGAGATGATTTGGTTACTCGACATGCCTGGAATTTGTGTATCACTTGAAAGTGATGAAGCGACTGCCATAAAGGAAAAGAATGAGAAGTATAAGGCT CTGGTGAAGAGCCGTATTGGGAATGACCTGTATGCAGAGAGAGGGATGAACACATTCAATGATGCGCCCAAAGTCAAACATGTGCAAACAACAAAGATCAATTACAAT GATGTAGGTTCGACGGCGACACTGTGGGATATGTTTGATACTTATGAGGCCATCAGGGAAGCAGAGAGAAAAG CCAAAGAAGCCCTTGAGGAAGCAGAAGAAGCGGCAGCACTTGATGCAGAGAAGACTGATGAGGCCAAGGCAGATGGTGATGCTGAAAAGACAGATGCTGCCAAGCCGAATGCCAGAGGTTTAG AGAGTCGAGGTACCATGATGTCGGACACAGACAGCGTTTTTGCGAGTAAGGAATCGGGAGTAGCGTCAGTTCCTGACGCACAGACCAGGAACGACGACCTGATACTAAAGTCAGACGCCCTACTTCGGGATCTCTTCATAATGGAGAGGGTCGTCAATCTCAACACGTACCAACCTAAACAGGCATCGTACAGGGGATTTGAAATCATTGAAG ATATTGACAAGGTGAAAGATGAAGAAACGAAACCCGGACAGATTGTTGTGACAGATATGGGACCCAACTTGGATCGTCTCTGGTCCTATCAATGCCCTCTTACCAAAGGCAGAAATATCAGCTGTATGTCGTGGAACAAAGTCAACCCG GACCTCATTGCTGTTGGATATGGACAGTTCGAATTCACAGGACAAAAATCTGGCATTGTATGTTGTTGGTCTCTCAAAAATCCTGAG TTTCCTGAACGCATATACAACACTACTGCTGGTATTACTTCGATGGACTTCTCAGCCACGAATCCAAATCTACTTGCA GTTGGCCTATATGATGGGACAGTGGCTATCTACAGCGTGAGGAGTACCAAAGATGAAGCAGTGCTTGACAGCTT TCATGATCTAATGGTAGAACATAGTTCACCTATGGGAAG TGAGTCACAAGGCAAACACACCGGCCCAGTCTGGCAGCTAAAGTGGATAGAAAAAGAGCGAGGGTCAGGTGAAGAAAGGGCTGAAGTATTAGTGTCTGTATCAACAGATGGAAGGGTGACACAGTGGAGTATTAGGAAGGGATTCGAATGCAatg ATTTAATGCGACTGAAGAGAACTGCCGCCAAGCAGAATCCCCGAGGGAAGGAGAAGAAAAGCGATGCTCTCATCTCACGATATGCTGGCGGATTCTGTTTCGATTTCAACGCAAAGGATAACAACAT ATACTTGGCTGGCACAGAAGAAGGACATATTCACAAGTGTTCATGCTCCTACAATGAACAGTTCTTAGACAGTTACTTCGGACACACG GGCCCAGTTTACAAGATCCAGTGGTCACCGTTCGTACCTGATATATTCCTGAGCTGCAGCGCTGATTGGTCGATCAAACTTTGGCGGCAGGACCGAAATAAACCAATTATCAGCTTCCATTCTTCCACG AAATCCGTGAACGATATATGCTGGTCGCCAAAATCATCGACAGTGTTTGCATGCGTGAATGAAGGCTCCGTAGAAGTTTGGGACTTGTTCCAAAACAC GCTTGACCCTATCATCATCCTCGCACCATTAACACCCAATGAAAAACTATCTACAGTGACATTTGCAAAGAATTCAGAT TGTATCCTAGTAGGGACGAGTGAAGGCTATGTGCAGGTGTTGGAGTTGCGATGTATGCCTCCACCTCCAGAAAACCAG GTGGAAAGTCTCATGAACGTGATCAAGAGTTCACTTGCCAGTCAACTTCAGAGCAACAAGTCTGTATAA
- the LOC135486885 gene encoding dynein axonemal intermediate chain 4-like isoform X2, giving the protein MSSTHGNKKFGASRHGQGSNVNQSRHGGRNVAHSVVSQSRMGGKSVGYMSSRSGIMSSASKKNLPSTGTGDKPSGKAPVQVLDEAGQDVTPQALIQIDPNAVRKGQSNILADSSGGTPTDLMSSASIYQTGTVSTYGGGPFTRSVFSTSQSERSSDSIGDDMGEGGADLTADWAEIRHRREEVKEVLTDSDLEKTISIDLTETEMIWLLDMPGICVSLESDEATAIKEKNEKYKALVKSRIGNDLYAERGMNTFNDAPKVKHVQTTKINYNDVGSTATLWDMFDTYEAIREAERKAKEALEEAEEAAALDAEKTDEAKADGDAEKTDAAKPNARGLESRGTMMSDTDSVFASKESGVASVPDAQTRNDDLILKSDALLRDLFIMERVVNLNTYQPKQASYRGFEIIEDIDKVKDEETKPGQIVVTDMGPNLDRLWSYQCPLTKGRNISCMSWNKVNPDLIAVGYGQFEFTGQKSGIVCCWSLKNPEFPERIYNTTAGITSMDFSATNPNLLAVGLYDGTVAIYSVRSTKDEAVLDSFHDLMVEHSSPMESESQGKHTGPVWQLKWIEKERGSGEERAEVLVSVSTDGRVTQWSIRKGFECNDLMRLKRTAAKQNPRGKEKKSDALISRYAGGFCFDFNAKDNNIYLAGTEEGHIHKCSCSYNEQFLDSYFGHTGPVYKIQWSPFVPDIFLSCSADWSIKLWRQDRNKPIISFHSSTKSVNDICWSPKSSTVFACVNEGSVEVWDLFQNTLDPIIILAPLTPNEKLSTVTFAKNSDCILVGTSEGYVQVLELRCMPPPPENQVESLMNVIKSSLASQLQSNKSV; this is encoded by the exons ATGTCAAGTACACATGGTAACAAAAAATTTGG TGCTTCAAGACATGGCCAAGGTTCCAATGTTAATCAAAGCCGACATGGAGGCCGAAATGTGGCCCATTCAGTGGTCAGCCAGAGTCGCATGGGAGGAAAAAGTGTAGGGTACATGAGTTCAAGGAGTGGCATCATGTCCTCAGCGAGTAAGAAGAACCTTCCATCTACAGGGACTGGTGACAAACCAAGTGGAAAAGCCCCAGTTCAG GTTTTGGATGAAGCAGGACAGGATGTTACACCTCAGGCTCTCATACAGATTGATCCAAACGCTGTCAGAAAGGGACAGAGTAACATTCTCGCTGACAGCTCTGGTGGAACG CCGACCGATTTGATGTCGTCAGCATCTATCTACCAGACGGGAACAGTCAGCACCTATGGAGGAGGGCCTTTCACGAG gTCCGTGTTTAGCACATCTCAGTCTGAGAGGTCAAGTGACTCCATCGGGGATGATATGGGAGAAGGAGGGGCTGACCTCACTGCTGACTGGGCCG AAATCCGCCATCGCCGTGAAGAAGTGAAGGAAGTTTTGACAGACTCTGACCTTGAGAAGACGATCAGCATAGATCTCACGGAGACAGAGATGATTTGGTTACTCGACATGCCTGGAATTTGTGTATCACTTGAAAGTGATGAAGCGACTGCCATAAAGGAAAAGAATGAGAAGTATAAGGCT CTGGTGAAGAGCCGTATTGGGAATGACCTGTATGCAGAGAGAGGGATGAACACATTCAATGATGCGCCCAAAGTCAAACATGTGCAAACAACAAAGATCAATTACAAT GATGTAGGTTCGACGGCGACACTGTGGGATATGTTTGATACTTATGAGGCCATCAGGGAAGCAGAGAGAAAAG CCAAAGAAGCCCTTGAGGAAGCAGAAGAAGCGGCAGCACTTGATGCAGAGAAGACTGATGAGGCCAAGGCAGATGGTGATGCTGAAAAGACAGATGCTGCCAAGCCGAATGCCAGAGGTTTAG AGAGTCGAGGTACCATGATGTCGGACACAGACAGCGTTTTTGCGAGTAAGGAATCGGGAGTAGCGTCAGTTCCTGACGCACAGACCAGGAACGACGACCTGATACTAAAGTCAGACGCCCTACTTCGGGATCTCTTCATAATGGAGAGGGTCGTCAATCTCAACACGTACCAACCTAAACAGGCATCGTACAGGGGATTTGAAATCATTGAAG ATATTGACAAGGTGAAAGATGAAGAAACGAAACCCGGACAGATTGTTGTGACAGATATGGGACCCAACTTGGATCGTCTCTGGTCCTATCAATGCCCTCTTACCAAAGGCAGAAATATCAGCTGTATGTCGTGGAACAAAGTCAACCCG GACCTCATTGCTGTTGGATATGGACAGTTCGAATTCACAGGACAAAAATCTGGCATTGTATGTTGTTGGTCTCTCAAAAATCCTGAG TTTCCTGAACGCATATACAACACTACTGCTGGTATTACTTCGATGGACTTCTCAGCCACGAATCCAAATCTACTTGCA GTTGGCCTATATGATGGGACAGTGGCTATCTACAGCGTGAGGAGTACCAAAGATGAAGCAGTGCTTGACAGCTT TCATGATCTAATGGTAGAACATAGTTCACCTATGGAAAG TGAGTCACAAGGCAAACACACCGGCCCAGTCTGGCAGCTAAAGTGGATAGAAAAAGAGCGAGGGTCAGGTGAAGAAAGGGCTGAAGTATTAGTGTCTGTATCAACAGATGGAAGGGTGACACAGTGGAGTATTAGGAAGGGATTCGAATGCAatg ATTTAATGCGACTGAAGAGAACTGCCGCCAAGCAGAATCCCCGAGGGAAGGAGAAGAAAAGCGATGCTCTCATCTCACGATATGCTGGCGGATTCTGTTTCGATTTCAACGCAAAGGATAACAACAT ATACTTGGCTGGCACAGAAGAAGGACATATTCACAAGTGTTCATGCTCCTACAATGAACAGTTCTTAGACAGTTACTTCGGACACACG GGCCCAGTTTACAAGATCCAGTGGTCACCGTTCGTACCTGATATATTCCTGAGCTGCAGCGCTGATTGGTCGATCAAACTTTGGCGGCAGGACCGAAATAAACCAATTATCAGCTTCCATTCTTCCACG AAATCCGTGAACGATATATGCTGGTCGCCAAAATCATCGACAGTGTTTGCATGCGTGAATGAAGGCTCCGTAGAAGTTTGGGACTTGTTCCAAAACAC GCTTGACCCTATCATCATCCTCGCACCATTAACACCCAATGAAAAACTATCTACAGTGACATTTGCAAAGAATTCAGAT TGTATCCTAGTAGGGACGAGTGAAGGCTATGTGCAGGTGTTGGAGTTGCGATGTATGCCTCCACCTCCAGAAAACCAG GTGGAAAGTCTCATGAACGTGATCAAGAGTTCACTTGCCAGTCAACTTCAGAGCAACAAGTCTGTATAA
- the LOC135486885 gene encoding dynein axonemal intermediate chain 4-like isoform X3 — MSSTHGNKKFGASRHGQGSNVNQSRHGGRNVAHSVVSQSRMGGKSVGYMSSRSGIMSSASKKNLPSTGTGDKPSGKAPVQVLDEAGQDVTPQALIQIDPNAVRKGQSNILADSSGGTPTDLMSSASIYQTGTVSTYGGGPFTRSVFSTSQSERSSDSIGDDMGEGGADLTADWAEIRHRREEVKEVLTDSDLEKTISIDLTETEMIWLLDMPGICVSLESDEATAIKEKNEKYKALVKSRIGNDLYAERGMNTFNDAPKVKHVQTTKINYNDVGSTATLWDMFDTYEAIREAERKAKEALEEAEEAAALDAEKTDEAKADGDAEKTDAAKPNARGLESRGTMMSDTDSVFASKESGVASVPDAQTRNDDLILKSDALLRDLFIMERVVNLNTYQPKQASYRGFEIIEDIDKVKDEETKPGQIVVTDMGPNLDRLWSYQCPLTKGRNISCMSWNKVNPDLIAVGYGQFEFTGQKSGIVCCWSLKNPEFPERIYNTTAGITSMDFSATNPNLLAVGLYDGTVAIYSVRSTKDEAVLDSFHDLPVEHSSPMESESQGKHTGPVWQLKWIEKERGSGEERAEVLVSVSTDGRVTQWSIRKGFECNDLMRLKRTAAKQNPRGKEKKSDALISRYAGGFCFDFNAKDNNIYLAGTEEGHIHKCSCSYNEQFLDSYFGHTGPVYKIQWSPFVPDIFLSCSADWSIKLWRQDRNKPIISFHSSTKSVNDICWSPKSSTVFACVNEGSVEVWDLFQNTLDPIIILAPLTPNEKLSTVTFAKNSDCILVGTSEGYVQVLELRCMPPPPENQVESLMNVIKSSLASQLQSNKSV; from the exons ATGTCAAGTACACATGGTAACAAAAAATTTGG TGCTTCAAGACATGGCCAAGGTTCCAATGTTAATCAAAGCCGACATGGAGGCCGAAATGTGGCCCATTCAGTGGTCAGCCAGAGTCGCATGGGAGGAAAAAGTGTAGGGTACATGAGTTCAAGGAGTGGCATCATGTCCTCAGCGAGTAAGAAGAACCTTCCATCTACAGGGACTGGTGACAAACCAAGTGGAAAAGCCCCAGTTCAG GTTTTGGATGAAGCAGGACAGGATGTTACACCTCAGGCTCTCATACAGATTGATCCAAACGCTGTCAGAAAGGGACAGAGTAACATTCTCGCTGACAGCTCTGGTGGAACG CCGACCGATTTGATGTCGTCAGCATCTATCTACCAGACGGGAACAGTCAGCACCTATGGAGGAGGGCCTTTCACGAG gTCCGTGTTTAGCACATCTCAGTCTGAGAGGTCAAGTGACTCCATCGGGGATGATATGGGAGAAGGAGGGGCTGACCTCACTGCTGACTGGGCCG AAATCCGCCATCGCCGTGAAGAAGTGAAGGAAGTTTTGACAGACTCTGACCTTGAGAAGACGATCAGCATAGATCTCACGGAGACAGAGATGATTTGGTTACTCGACATGCCTGGAATTTGTGTATCACTTGAAAGTGATGAAGCGACTGCCATAAAGGAAAAGAATGAGAAGTATAAGGCT CTGGTGAAGAGCCGTATTGGGAATGACCTGTATGCAGAGAGAGGGATGAACACATTCAATGATGCGCCCAAAGTCAAACATGTGCAAACAACAAAGATCAATTACAAT GATGTAGGTTCGACGGCGACACTGTGGGATATGTTTGATACTTATGAGGCCATCAGGGAAGCAGAGAGAAAAG CCAAAGAAGCCCTTGAGGAAGCAGAAGAAGCGGCAGCACTTGATGCAGAGAAGACTGATGAGGCCAAGGCAGATGGTGATGCTGAAAAGACAGATGCTGCCAAGCCGAATGCCAGAGGTTTAG AGAGTCGAGGTACCATGATGTCGGACACAGACAGCGTTTTTGCGAGTAAGGAATCGGGAGTAGCGTCAGTTCCTGACGCACAGACCAGGAACGACGACCTGATACTAAAGTCAGACGCCCTACTTCGGGATCTCTTCATAATGGAGAGGGTCGTCAATCTCAACACGTACCAACCTAAACAGGCATCGTACAGGGGATTTGAAATCATTGAAG ATATTGACAAGGTGAAAGATGAAGAAACGAAACCCGGACAGATTGTTGTGACAGATATGGGACCCAACTTGGATCGTCTCTGGTCCTATCAATGCCCTCTTACCAAAGGCAGAAATATCAGCTGTATGTCGTGGAACAAAGTCAACCCG GACCTCATTGCTGTTGGATATGGACAGTTCGAATTCACAGGACAAAAATCTGGCATTGTATGTTGTTGGTCTCTCAAAAATCCTGAG TTTCCTGAACGCATATACAACACTACTGCTGGTATTACTTCGATGGACTTCTCAGCCACGAATCCAAATCTACTTGCA GTTGGCCTATATGATGGGACAGTGGCTATCTACAGCGTGAGGAGTACCAAAGATGAAGCAGTGCTTGACAGCTT TCATGATCTGCCAGTAGAACATAGTTCACCTATGGAAAG TGAGTCACAAGGCAAACACACCGGCCCAGTCTGGCAGCTAAAGTGGATAGAAAAAGAGCGAGGGTCAGGTGAAGAAAGGGCTGAAGTATTAGTGTCTGTATCAACAGATGGAAGGGTGACACAGTGGAGTATTAGGAAGGGATTCGAATGCAatg ATTTAATGCGACTGAAGAGAACTGCCGCCAAGCAGAATCCCCGAGGGAAGGAGAAGAAAAGCGATGCTCTCATCTCACGATATGCTGGCGGATTCTGTTTCGATTTCAACGCAAAGGATAACAACAT ATACTTGGCTGGCACAGAAGAAGGACATATTCACAAGTGTTCATGCTCCTACAATGAACAGTTCTTAGACAGTTACTTCGGACACACG GGCCCAGTTTACAAGATCCAGTGGTCACCGTTCGTACCTGATATATTCCTGAGCTGCAGCGCTGATTGGTCGATCAAACTTTGGCGGCAGGACCGAAATAAACCAATTATCAGCTTCCATTCTTCCACG AAATCCGTGAACGATATATGCTGGTCGCCAAAATCATCGACAGTGTTTGCATGCGTGAATGAAGGCTCCGTAGAAGTTTGGGACTTGTTCCAAAACAC GCTTGACCCTATCATCATCCTCGCACCATTAACACCCAATGAAAAACTATCTACAGTGACATTTGCAAAGAATTCAGAT TGTATCCTAGTAGGGACGAGTGAAGGCTATGTGCAGGTGTTGGAGTTGCGATGTATGCCTCCACCTCCAGAAAACCAG GTGGAAAGTCTCATGAACGTGATCAAGAGTTCACTTGCCAGTCAACTTCAGAGCAACAAGTCTGTATAA